A DNA window from Porphyromonas gingivalis ATCC 33277 contains the following coding sequences:
- the murG gene encoding undecaprenyldiphospho-muramoylpentapeptide beta-N-acetylglucosaminyltransferase: MNNEKSNAKLRFIISGGGTGGHIFPAISIADALRRRYPECEILFVGAEGRMEMERVPRSGYEIVGLPIKGLDRKHLLSNYKVAIAVIRSMRLANKTIRNFRPDMVIGVGGYASGPTLRRAHSLGIPTLIQEQNSYAGVTNKLLSRGAHKICVAYPEMDKFFSPEKIVFTGNPVRPEIEFGHPSRSESLRFFGFEQSESPVVLVVGGSLGALTINKSITDKLGKWAESGVHLIWQTGKNYIETARKAVENHPGLKCYVNDFITRMDYAYCAADLVVSRAGACSISELCLLGKPTILVPSPNVAEDHQTKNALALSTRAAAVLIPDTEAIELLTDTALSLVRNLAELSSLSEQIRTLAKPQAADRIVDEIARIVEHEKRAN; encoded by the coding sequence ATGAATAATGAAAAATCAAACGCCAAACTGCGTTTTATCATAAGTGGGGGAGGAACTGGCGGACATATTTTTCCGGCTATTTCCATCGCTGATGCCCTGCGTCGCCGCTATCCCGAATGTGAAATCCTTTTTGTGGGTGCTGAGGGACGGATGGAAATGGAGCGTGTACCCCGATCCGGCTACGAGATCGTAGGTCTACCCATCAAAGGGTTAGACAGAAAGCATTTGTTGTCGAATTACAAGGTAGCCATTGCTGTTATCCGAAGCATGAGGCTGGCTAATAAGACCATAAGGAATTTTCGTCCTGATATGGTAATCGGTGTAGGAGGCTATGCCAGTGGCCCAACCTTACGCAGAGCACATTCCCTCGGGATCCCCACCCTCATTCAAGAGCAAAACAGCTATGCCGGTGTAACGAATAAACTGCTGAGCCGAGGAGCGCATAAAATCTGCGTGGCTTATCCCGAAATGGATAAATTCTTCTCTCCTGAAAAGATCGTTTTTACCGGCAATCCGGTTCGCCCTGAAATAGAATTCGGCCACCCCAGCCGCTCGGAGTCTCTTCGCTTTTTCGGCTTCGAGCAGTCCGAATCGCCTGTCGTCTTGGTAGTCGGAGGGAGCTTGGGAGCCCTTACTATTAACAAGAGTATCACCGACAAGCTCGGCAAATGGGCAGAAAGCGGTGTACACCTTATATGGCAAACGGGAAAGAACTATATCGAGACAGCCAGAAAAGCAGTAGAGAATCATCCCGGGTTGAAATGCTATGTTAATGATTTTATCACTCGAATGGATTATGCATACTGTGCAGCCGACTTGGTAGTGTCACGAGCCGGAGCTTGCTCCATTTCAGAGCTTTGCTTGCTGGGAAAACCTACGATACTGGTTCCCTCGCCCAATGTAGCAGAAGACCATCAAACAAAGAATGCATTGGCTCTTTCTACGCGCGCTGCTGCCGTTCTGATTCCGGATACCGAGGCAATAGAACTGTTAACCGACACAGCTCTATCCTTGGTTCGCAATCTGGCAGAATTGAGTTCTCTGAGCGAACAGATACGAACGCTGGCCAAACCTCAGGCAGCTGATCGAATTGTGGATGAGATAGCAAGAATAGTGGAACACGAGAAAAGAGCGAATTGA
- the ftsZ gene encoding cell division protein FtsZ, protein MEDELLNFNYTDSGLPVIIKVIGVGGGGGNAVKNMYHGKVRDVSFLLCNTDVQALDRSEVPDRLVLGREVTNGLGAGSRPEVARRAAEASEADIRKILDDGHTRMVFVTAGMGGGTGTGAAPVIGRIARELNILTVGIVTIPFVFEGKRKILQALEGVEEMRKNVDALLVVNNERLRIIYKDLKLDNAFAKADETLTNAANGIAEMIMKEGTINLDFADVHTTLKDGGIAIISTGYGEGPDRMEQAINEALTSPLLNNNDIFKARRVLFNIYQGTEDPLGTDELSAINELTAKIETGFDTIWGYTTDPELGKKVKITILASGFDLDTTRESIRIGDNLGNVINDPISSREIETQNERDNDLINRYYRPDELEKVKVVDFKPIILNLDELDNDELIMALEEKPAYSRTGVLLSRIDNIRMRIAESAGRMKKDVVRSEESERPAFESERPSSPTTISFN, encoded by the coding sequence ATGGAAGACGAATTGCTGAACTTTAATTATACGGATTCCGGTTTGCCCGTTATTATCAAGGTAATCGGAGTCGGCGGTGGTGGTGGCAATGCTGTCAAAAACATGTACCACGGCAAGGTGCGGGATGTATCGTTCCTCCTGTGTAATACCGATGTGCAGGCTCTCGACCGAAGCGAGGTACCTGATCGGCTGGTACTCGGCCGTGAGGTGACCAACGGCCTGGGAGCCGGTAGCCGTCCGGAAGTGGCACGACGAGCTGCAGAGGCCAGCGAAGCCGACATACGCAAGATATTGGATGATGGCCATACCCGTATGGTCTTCGTAACGGCCGGTATGGGTGGCGGAACGGGTACCGGTGCGGCCCCTGTCATCGGTCGGATAGCACGTGAACTCAATATCCTCACTGTCGGCATCGTTACCATTCCATTCGTTTTCGAAGGCAAGCGCAAGATTCTGCAGGCACTCGAAGGGGTGGAGGAAATGCGCAAAAACGTAGATGCCTTGCTCGTGGTCAATAATGAACGGCTCCGCATCATATACAAAGATCTTAAGCTCGACAATGCTTTTGCCAAGGCAGACGAGACACTGACCAACGCAGCCAACGGCATTGCCGAAATGATCATGAAAGAAGGGACGATCAACCTCGACTTTGCCGATGTGCACACGACACTCAAAGACGGTGGTATAGCCATCATCAGTACCGGCTATGGTGAAGGTCCCGACCGTATGGAGCAGGCCATCAATGAGGCTCTTACCTCTCCTCTGCTCAATAACAACGACATTTTCAAGGCAAGGCGTGTACTCTTCAATATCTATCAAGGCACGGAAGACCCCCTGGGTACGGACGAACTATCGGCCATCAACGAACTCACGGCCAAGATAGAAACCGGGTTCGATACTATTTGGGGTTATACCACCGATCCGGAGTTAGGCAAGAAAGTGAAGATCACCATTCTGGCTTCCGGTTTCGATCTGGACACCACACGCGAAAGTATCCGCATCGGAGACAACCTTGGCAATGTCATCAACGACCCCATCTCTTCTCGCGAGATCGAGACGCAGAATGAACGGGACAATGATCTGATCAACCGTTACTATCGCCCCGATGAACTGGAGAAAGTGAAGGTGGTGGACTTCAAACCGATCATACTCAACCTCGACGAGTTGGACAATGACGAACTGATCATGGCCCTCGAAGAGAAACCGGCCTACAGTCGCACCGGGGTACTGCTCTCTCGTATCGACAATATACGTATGCGGATAGCAGAATCGGCCGGTCGTATGAAGAAGGATGTTGTCCGATCGGAAGAGAGCGAACGACCTGCCTTCGAAAGCGAACGTCCAAGCTCTCCGACCACCATTTCATTCAATTAA
- a CDS encoding FtsW/RodA/SpoVE family cell cycle protein, whose protein sequence is MAWKKLFQGDRTLWVIFSFFVVISLVEVYSASSTLAYQGRMMSPILKHTAFIVMSIVTVVVVSRFNSGTLKFMGGGLYILSFILLIIAFFNGTSINGASRWIPLPFGLTFQPSELMKIALVMVAAIIYTLLGHLSAKKRFIWFSILVAIPILIIAKDNLSTAILIAVFFFFISWIGGAPGKNLFWLLIAGLFFVVLAYILLLTLPPQTLSKLSNRAPTWKNRVVSDPALKDLSPEQRDSMMYVITDDNFQESHAKIAIARGGLFGVMPGNSIERDILPQAFSDYIYAIIIEEMGFIVGGILIPLAYFVLFFRLAQLAQRTASRFEGMLLMGFGLLYLLQAMFNFIVASGFIVTGQTLPLISKGGTSYLITSLAFGIMMSISRRIALNKENGEETAEVMTIESEVSDNDELQEINILDA, encoded by the coding sequence ATGGCTTGGAAAAAATTGTTTCAAGGAGATAGGACTCTTTGGGTCATCTTCTCCTTTTTTGTCGTCATCTCTTTGGTCGAAGTCTATAGTGCTTCCAGTACTTTGGCATATCAGGGACGGATGATGTCTCCTATACTGAAGCATACGGCTTTTATCGTCATGTCCATCGTAACGGTAGTGGTAGTATCCCGATTCAACTCGGGTACACTAAAGTTTATGGGAGGAGGGCTTTATATCTTATCCTTCATACTGTTGATCATCGCGTTTTTCAATGGCACGAGTATAAATGGTGCTTCGCGTTGGATTCCTTTACCTTTCGGACTCACTTTCCAGCCGTCCGAGCTGATGAAGATAGCTCTGGTGATGGTGGCTGCAATTATCTATACATTATTGGGACATTTGTCCGCAAAGAAAAGATTTATCTGGTTTTCGATACTTGTGGCAATCCCGATCCTCATCATTGCAAAAGACAATCTGTCCACTGCCATCCTCATTGCGGTGTTCTTTTTCTTTATTTCGTGGATCGGAGGTGCTCCCGGCAAGAATCTTTTCTGGCTGTTGATCGCAGGTTTATTCTTCGTCGTTCTGGCATATATCCTGTTGCTCACCTTACCTCCACAAACGCTGAGTAAGCTGTCAAATCGTGCTCCAACATGGAAAAATCGTGTAGTAAGTGATCCTGCATTGAAAGATCTGAGTCCTGAGCAGCGAGACTCGATGATGTACGTCATTACGGATGACAACTTTCAGGAATCGCACGCTAAAATAGCTATCGCTCGTGGAGGACTTTTCGGTGTGATGCCCGGGAACAGTATCGAAAGGGACATTTTACCACAGGCATTCTCAGATTACATCTATGCCATCATCATCGAAGAGATGGGATTCATCGTCGGAGGGATATTGATCCCGCTGGCTTATTTTGTCCTGTTCTTCCGATTGGCACAATTAGCTCAAAGGACAGCAAGTCGCTTCGAAGGAATGCTTTTGATGGGATTCGGATTATTATACCTGTTACAGGCTATGTTCAATTTCATTGTCGCCTCCGGATTTATCGTGACGGGACAAACTCTTCCTCTGATCAGCAAGGGAGGAACATCATATCTGATCACAAGTCTGGCCTTCGGAATTATGATGAGTATCTCGCGACGAATAGCCTTGAACAAAGAGAACGGAGAAGAGACAGCCGAAGTAATGACCATAGAGTCCGAAGTATCCGACAACGATGAACTACAAGAAATAAATATATTGGACGCATGA
- a CDS encoding cell division protein FtsA has product MSRMNTIYAVIDLGSWYIRGMVARKMEDGRVSPISFYEEPANNCIRHGCVHNIDEAAAIIRRIVNQLNENLEDNTHITSLYVGVGGQSIASQEFIVRKAMVPEGEVIRTEHIESLWAEMRGASFPDKEVLDVTDPLFYVDGKQEIQAKGVFCHELEARFQLITARRSVKQNIRIAIEERLGLRLAGILVTPLCEAQVLLSDDELTLGCCYVNIGAGCTSVSIYKNRLLAMLRVLPMGGYNVTRDLTSLRLTEQEAENMKLNHVSMINDNKSNGSFRMTFADKFSEREFRSSEVNRLAKARMDEITANYLNILRLSGLLEDIGAGIILNGGGTKINNYMAAMKKILGEVTPAKIRMDRIDTDNAISFIEEHISTIGLAYKATQPCTDYITTNLGELVSQIETKEEIPANDTVQDLFAQDRQTERKENEQRDNTDRQREDTPKQTVKKKEKTGPSFGDKLKGAFIKFGSLFDEDTNQDNNR; this is encoded by the coding sequence ATGAGCAGAATGAATACAATTTATGCAGTCATTGACTTGGGCAGTTGGTATATCCGAGGTATGGTGGCTCGCAAAATGGAGGATGGACGGGTTTCTCCGATTTCTTTTTATGAGGAGCCTGCCAATAATTGCATCCGTCATGGATGCGTACACAATATCGATGAGGCAGCAGCCATTATTCGACGCATCGTCAACCAATTGAACGAGAATCTTGAGGACAATACCCATATTACTTCGCTATATGTGGGCGTGGGAGGACAGTCGATCGCTTCTCAGGAATTCATCGTCCGCAAAGCCATGGTGCCCGAGGGAGAAGTCATTCGTACAGAACATATCGAATCCCTCTGGGCTGAAATGCGAGGAGCCTCTTTCCCCGATAAGGAAGTTTTGGATGTGACTGATCCGCTCTTTTATGTGGACGGAAAACAGGAGATACAGGCCAAGGGAGTATTTTGTCATGAGCTTGAAGCCCGCTTCCAATTGATCACTGCTCGCCGTTCGGTAAAGCAGAATATCCGCATCGCCATAGAAGAACGTCTGGGATTGCGCTTGGCAGGCATCCTCGTCACACCGCTTTGCGAAGCACAGGTATTGCTCTCGGACGACGAGCTGACATTGGGATGTTGCTACGTCAATATAGGTGCCGGCTGTACATCGGTATCCATCTATAAAAACAGGCTGTTGGCCATGCTTCGCGTACTTCCGATGGGAGGTTATAACGTCACACGCGATTTGACCAGCCTGCGACTGACAGAACAGGAGGCGGAGAACATGAAGCTCAACCACGTGTCGATGATCAACGACAATAAGTCCAACGGATCATTCCGCATGACCTTTGCCGACAAATTCTCCGAAAGAGAGTTCCGCTCCTCCGAAGTCAATCGCTTGGCCAAGGCCCGCATGGACGAAATCACAGCCAACTACCTCAACATCCTACGCCTCTCAGGCCTCCTTGAAGATATCGGCGCCGGCATTATTCTCAATGGAGGTGGCACCAAGATCAACAACTATATGGCTGCCATGAAGAAGATACTCGGAGAGGTTACTCCGGCCAAAATTCGAATGGATCGCATCGACACGGATAATGCTATTTCTTTTATCGAAGAGCATATCTCTACCATCGGTTTGGCATATAAGGCTACCCAACCCTGCACGGATTATATCACGACCAATTTGGGTGAACTGGTAAGTCAGATAGAGACCAAAGAAGAAATACCGGCCAACGATACCGTACAAGATCTATTCGCACAAGACCGACAAACGGAGAGAAAGGAAAACGAACAAAGGGACAATACTGACCGACAACGTGAAGATACCCCCAAACAGACGGTCAAAAAGAAAGAAAAGACCGGGCCTTCATTTGGAGATAAGCTCAAGGGAGCTTTCATCAAGTTTGGCTCCTTGTTCGACGAAGACACTAATCAAGATAATAACAGATAG
- a CDS encoding GatB/YqeY domain-containing protein produces MDYFELISNDIKTAMLARDKVKLEALRGVKKEFLEAKTAKGSDGTLSEDAALKIMQKMVKQRRESAAIFVENGRPELAEPELAEAEVIEAYLPKQLSREELTPILQEIISRLGVTDSKMMGKVMGVATKELAGKADGSLISTIVKELLS; encoded by the coding sequence ATGGACTACTTTGAACTCATCAGCAACGATATCAAGACCGCTATGCTCGCTCGCGACAAAGTGAAGCTCGAAGCCCTTCGCGGAGTGAAGAAAGAATTTCTCGAAGCCAAGACAGCTAAAGGCAGCGATGGCACTCTGTCCGAAGATGCAGCCCTCAAGATCATGCAAAAGATGGTGAAGCAGCGCCGCGAGAGTGCTGCCATCTTTGTAGAAAACGGCAGACCCGAACTGGCCGAACCTGAGCTCGCCGAAGCCGAGGTTATCGAGGCCTATCTACCCAAACAACTCTCACGCGAGGAACTGACCCCCATCTTACAGGAAATAATCAGCCGTCTCGGCGTCACTGACAGTAAAATGATGGGCAAAGTAATGGGAGTAGCCACCAAAGAATTGGCAGGCAAAGCAGATGGCAGCCTCATCAGTACGATCGTAAAGGAATTGCTAAGCTGA
- a CDS encoding trimeric intracellular cation channel family protein: MHGIEEGLTEFITWCDYLGTFAFAISGIRLAAARRFDWFGAYVVGVVTAVGGGTVRDILLNVPPFWMLRPSYLFISMLALIFTIVFRKYVVRLNHTVFIFDTVGIGLFTIVGVAKTFECGYAWWLAIAMGTITGSFGGMIRDILINQTPLIFRKDIYAMACLIGGAVYVGLMYTTLPIEIIQFIAAFIVVAVRFVSVKYHISIPTFRGAV; this comes from the coding sequence ATGCATGGAATAGAAGAAGGGCTTACCGAATTTATCACTTGGTGCGATTACCTCGGAACCTTTGCATTCGCCATCAGTGGTATTCGTTTGGCTGCAGCCCGACGCTTCGATTGGTTCGGAGCCTATGTGGTCGGTGTGGTTACGGCTGTTGGTGGCGGTACGGTGCGCGACATTTTGCTTAATGTCCCGCCGTTTTGGATGCTCCGGCCTTCCTACCTTTTTATCTCTATGCTCGCTCTCATCTTCACGATTGTATTTCGGAAGTATGTAGTGCGACTGAATCATACGGTTTTCATTTTCGATACTGTCGGGATAGGCTTGTTCACCATAGTGGGTGTGGCTAAAACTTTCGAGTGCGGATATGCGTGGTGGCTGGCCATTGCGATGGGTACGATTACAGGGTCGTTCGGTGGTATGATTCGGGATATTCTGATCAATCAGACACCGCTTATTTTCCGCAAGGATATATATGCCATGGCGTGCCTGATCGGAGGAGCGGTCTATGTGGGACTCATGTACACGACTCTCCCGATCGAAATCATACAGTTCATTGCTGCCTTTATTGTCGTGGCTGTGCGGTTCGTCTCGGTGAAATACCATATCAGCATCCCCACTTTCCGCGGGGCCGTATAA
- the murD gene encoding UDP-N-acetylmuramoyl-L-alanine--D-glutamate ligase — translation MDRLKYDIVVLGAGESGVGAALLAQAKGLHVFVSDYGKIAPKYKEELNRYAIPYEEGRHTEAIILEAKEIIKSPGIPDTAPVIRQAVAKEIGIVSEIEFAGRYTDAFMVCITGSNGKTTTTMWLYHTLCKAGLDVGLAGNVGFSLARQVAYDPHPYYVIELSSFQLDNMYDFRANVAILLNITPDHLDRYDHRFELYAEAKMRITRNQQPEDCFIYWEDDPFISRWVAEHPPVARLLPFAMEARTDNTTAWINEKNELVVMNLNSPFVMDEELLALSGMHNRHNAMATAIAAKAMDIKNEAIREALQDFKNVPHRLEKIARVKGVDYINDSKATNVNSTWYALESMKTRVILILGGTDKGNDYTDIENLVLSKVDGLIFLGIDNEKLHKFFDGKISRIADACSMHEAVSLAYKMASKGDTVLLSPACASFDLFQNYEDRGDQFRKEVLNL, via the coding sequence ATGGACCGATTGAAATATGATATAGTCGTTCTCGGAGCAGGAGAAAGCGGAGTAGGAGCAGCTCTTTTGGCTCAAGCCAAAGGTCTGCATGTATTTGTATCCGACTACGGAAAGATAGCCCCGAAATACAAGGAAGAACTTAACCGATATGCCATACCGTACGAAGAAGGTAGGCACACAGAGGCGATAATCCTCGAAGCAAAAGAAATTATCAAAAGCCCGGGTATTCCCGACACTGCTCCTGTTATTCGACAAGCTGTTGCCAAAGAGATAGGTATCGTTTCGGAAATAGAGTTCGCCGGACGTTACACCGATGCATTTATGGTGTGCATCACGGGTAGTAATGGCAAGACAACAACAACCATGTGGTTGTATCACACGCTCTGTAAGGCAGGTTTGGATGTAGGTTTGGCAGGCAATGTCGGTTTTAGTCTGGCCAGACAGGTCGCTTACGATCCTCATCCTTATTATGTAATAGAGTTGAGCAGTTTTCAACTGGACAACATGTACGACTTCAGGGCTAATGTGGCCATTCTGCTCAATATTACACCGGATCATTTAGATCGATACGATCACCGATTCGAGCTTTATGCAGAAGCGAAAATGAGAATCACTCGGAATCAGCAACCCGAGGATTGCTTCATCTACTGGGAGGATGATCCTTTTATCAGCCGATGGGTAGCCGAACATCCTCCTGTAGCCCGTCTTCTACCGTTCGCCATGGAAGCTCGAACGGATAATACAACTGCTTGGATCAATGAAAAGAACGAATTGGTTGTCATGAATCTTAATTCACCTTTTGTTATGGATGAGGAACTTTTAGCTCTGTCCGGCATGCACAACAGGCACAATGCTATGGCAACTGCCATTGCTGCCAAAGCTATGGATATTAAGAATGAGGCTATTCGAGAAGCCTTGCAGGATTTCAAGAATGTACCGCATCGACTGGAAAAGATTGCTCGCGTAAAGGGTGTCGATTATATCAATGACTCCAAAGCTACGAACGTAAATTCTACCTGGTATGCTCTGGAGAGCATGAAAACCAGAGTAATACTCATTCTCGGAGGGACAGACAAAGGCAATGACTATACAGATATAGAGAATCTGGTATTGTCTAAAGTCGATGGACTGATCTTTTTGGGCATAGATAATGAGAAACTCCACAAATTCTTCGATGGCAAGATCTCGCGGATTGCAGATGCATGCTCGATGCATGAAGCTGTTTCTTTAGCATACAAGATGGCATCCAAAGGTGATACGGTACTCCTTTCTCCAGCTTGTGCCAGTTTCGATCTTTTCCAAAACTACGAAGATCGTGGCGATCAGTTTCGGAAAGAGGTGTTAAATCTATGA
- the murC gene encoding UDP-N-acetylmuramate--L-alanine ligase, whose translation MKRVYFIGIGGIGMSAIARYFHARGFNVCGYDLTPSPITDQLIKEGIEVHFSDDLNMIPKAFFSPTDSLIVYTPAVPADHSELTYFRSNGYRVVKRAEILGEITLIERALCVAGTHGKTTTSTLLAHLLKQSHVDCNAFLGGISNNYQSNLLLSDKSDLVVVEADEFDRSFHHLKPFMAIITSADPDHMDIYGTAENYRDSFEHFTSLIQSGGALVLKYGAPVNPRLGSDVSLFTYSSDDRQADYFASDITIRDGRLFFTWHYPGGQLEEVELGVPVHINVENAVAAMAIAHLNGVTVEELRSGIASFKGSHRRFEKVLDTERVVLIDDYAHHPVELDAAIRSVREIYSRKHIMGIFQPHLYSRTADFYQDFARSLSMLDEVVLLDIYPARELPLPGVTSRLILDLIENPNKTLVSKNDLLDYLHGNEIPDVVLILGAGDIDRLVIPVKQYLQTLC comes from the coding sequence ATGAAAAGGGTCTATTTCATTGGGATAGGAGGGATTGGTATGAGTGCTATTGCTCGCTACTTCCATGCAAGGGGATTTAATGTGTGTGGGTATGATCTGACTCCGAGTCCCATTACCGATCAATTGATCAAAGAAGGGATTGAGGTTCATTTCAGTGATGACCTGAATATGATCCCGAAAGCTTTTTTTTCTCCCACCGATTCGTTGATCGTTTACACCCCTGCTGTGCCGGCCGACCACTCGGAATTGACCTACTTCAGATCCAATGGTTATCGCGTGGTGAAGCGAGCAGAAATTCTCGGCGAGATAACTCTTATAGAACGTGCACTCTGTGTCGCCGGAACACATGGCAAGACTACGACCTCTACTTTGCTGGCACATTTGCTCAAACAGAGTCATGTGGACTGCAATGCGTTTCTGGGAGGGATTTCCAACAATTATCAGTCGAATCTGTTGCTCTCGGACAAAAGTGATTTAGTAGTCGTCGAAGCAGACGAATTCGATCGTTCATTCCACCATCTGAAACCTTTTATGGCTATTATCACATCTGCCGATCCCGATCATATGGATATATACGGCACGGCAGAGAATTATCGCGACAGCTTCGAACATTTCACCTCTTTGATCCAGTCTGGCGGAGCCCTGGTGCTTAAGTACGGTGCACCGGTCAATCCTCGACTGGGAAGCGATGTCAGCTTGTTTACATATTCATCTGACGATCGGCAGGCTGACTATTTCGCCTCCGACATTACGATCAGGGATGGTCGCCTTTTTTTTACTTGGCATTATCCGGGTGGACAACTGGAAGAGGTAGAACTCGGTGTACCTGTACACATCAACGTAGAGAACGCTGTAGCCGCCATGGCTATTGCACATCTTAACGGCGTCACCGTGGAAGAACTTCGAAGCGGTATCGCCTCTTTCAAAGGTTCACACCGCCGCTTCGAAAAGGTCTTGGATACAGAGCGCGTAGTCCTGATCGATGATTATGCGCACCATCCGGTGGAATTGGATGCAGCTATTCGCTCTGTACGTGAAATCTATTCGAGAAAACATATCATGGGGATCTTTCAACCCCATCTGTATAGTCGTACGGCAGACTTTTATCAGGATTTTGCCAGAAGCCTTTCCATGTTGGACGAGGTGGTTTTATTGGACATTTATCCGGCACGAGAACTCCCTTTGCCAGGTGTGACCAGTCGTTTGATATTGGATTTGATCGAGAATCCCAATAAAACGCTGGTGAGCAAAAACGATCTGCTCGATTATTTACACGGCAACGAGATACCCGATGTCGTATTGATACTCGGAGCCGGCGATATCGATCGTTTAGTGATTCCTGTCAAACAATATCTCCAAACTTTATGCTAA
- the panB gene encoding 3-methyl-2-oxobutanoate hydroxymethyltransferase, giving the protein MSTYQPEDTRKVTTHRLIEMKSRGEKISMLTAYDYSMAKLVDEAGMDVILVGDSASNVMAGNVTTLPITLDQMIYHGKSVVKAVKRALVVVDLPFGSYQGNSKEALCSAIRVMKETHADCIKLEGGEEVRESIVRILSAGIPIMGHLGLMPQSINKFGTYNVRAKEEAEAEKLLQDAHLLEELGCFALVLEKIPAELATRVASELSIPVIGIGAGGGVDGQVLVMHDMLGITEGFSPRFLRRYANLANEIDRALKHYIADVKSMDFPNKDEQY; this is encoded by the coding sequence ATGTCCACGTACCAACCGGAAGATACTCGTAAGGTAACTACACATCGCCTCATCGAGATGAAGAGCCGTGGGGAGAAAATCTCCATGCTCACAGCTTATGACTACTCAATGGCTAAGCTGGTCGATGAGGCCGGTATGGATGTCATTCTTGTAGGTGATTCGGCTTCGAACGTTATGGCCGGCAATGTCACCACCCTGCCCATCACTCTCGATCAGATGATCTACCACGGCAAGTCTGTGGTCAAGGCCGTCAAGCGTGCTCTTGTGGTCGTAGATCTTCCTTTCGGATCCTATCAGGGCAACTCCAAAGAAGCCTTGTGCTCGGCCATCCGTGTGATGAAGGAGACACATGCCGACTGTATCAAACTCGAAGGAGGAGAAGAGGTGCGCGAGTCCATTGTGCGAATCCTCTCGGCCGGTATTCCCATCATGGGACACCTCGGACTGATGCCTCAGAGCATCAATAAGTTTGGCACCTACAATGTCCGCGCCAAGGAAGAGGCCGAAGCCGAGAAGCTGCTTCAGGATGCTCACCTCTTGGAAGAACTCGGATGCTTCGCTCTCGTCCTCGAAAAAATACCGGCCGAACTGGCTACACGTGTAGCTTCGGAGCTGAGCATTCCGGTTATCGGCATCGGTGCCGGAGGTGGAGTGGACGGTCAGGTGCTGGTGATGCACGACATGCTCGGTATCACGGAGGGGTTCAGTCCCCGTTTCCTGCGCCGTTATGCCAATCTGGCCAACGAGATAGATCGGGCACTCAAGCATTATATCGCTGATGTGAAGAGTATGGACTTCCCCAATAAGGACGAGCAGTACTGA